AGTAGCTCTTACGTTGCAGCAATGGAGTGTAGGGCTTGtttcaacatttatttatttccacaaTATATTTGTGCACAGCCACTATGGCGTGCTTAGGGTTaggctaatgctaatgctaatggcAAATAAATGATGGTTAAATGCATAACTAAAGTTAGACAACTTTAAAAGACAGTCCCTCCTCTGCAcacttatttttctcttcccttcaTGAAGAGACACTACTTCTGAGCTTCATTATTACAGCTCATTTCTTGCTCTGTTACTCTGGTTTACAACTGACATTAACACAGATTCATTCATGGCTGGACATCCTATCTGGATAAGGAAATACATAACACAATAACACCCTATACAAAGAATACAAAGACCTATGGATCGGATGTTATCACTGTCCTATATCTTCATGCAAAAAGGCTGgctgttttccatttccatttccattaaATGTGTTTACAGATATTCAGGGTTGCCCTCAGGCCAATTTTCCACTAAGTGACTTAAAATAACAATATCTTCATAACTGTGAAGttgaaatattcattttctaAATAGTTTTTGTTTCTACAAGACTAATTTTCCTTGTAGTTTTCCACAGAAAGGAAtgaccaaaaaacaaactaattttCCATCAACCAGTACAGTCTGCAATTTGACCAAACAGACCAGATCCACAACCCCACCCTGCTAAAATCATGGGGCAGTGAGCACGAGCCCCAGTAGGTCTGTCCTGTAGGAAAAAAAGTGCACTTTCCTGTTTCCTTAGGTAAGATGCTGAAGGACGACTCCTTAGCTCAGCTGTTGgcacacaggaagacagaactgcaggagagacagaagacGTACAGGTCcagcaacaacacagcaacacaaaactAGAGATTCACTTTCCCCGATAATggatggtttgttttttgtgttaatATTTCTATTGTACTCGATGTTCATGTGTCAGATGGGTAACGTGGGCTCCAGGGATACCCCGGTGTATTGACGCTAAAACAGAAGCAGATTTACCCCAAGACGCCCGCTTTGAGAATGAGAAGAGGAGCGACTTTGAACATTCCTTACATTATGCGTAGgcggtgcacacacacacacacacacacacacacacacacacacacacacacacacacacacatacaaagaattCTCACAATGTAACTGTATAATTAGACCTGTATCCCAACAACATGATGCAACATCAGGCACAAATGCACCTTTCCCTCTCGGCAGGTTGCTGGAGCTGTCTTTGAAGAAGTTCGCCATCAGGTTTGGGAAGTCCTGGAATGACCTGGATGATTTCAAACGGATTTTCTGGAAGCTGAGAAGCCCCATAGCTGGTGGGTAAAGACACGCAAAACACACTCCTCATTAAACCTCACTAAACCACGCTAAAATAATAGCACTAATACACAGTCCTTGTATTAATCGTATGTGAGAGATTTGAAAACcaccattaaaaacaaagaaagaaaaaaaataaatgaaataaaatacacattgTCATaggtttttaattttcattcatacatttacggtgtaatatttaaattaaaaacatattttaaaaggCCGTTTACTTAGAGTTCTGTCTTTAATAACTGAATTGTTTTTCCAtgtcacagtgaaataaatcagtggctcagaaaacaaagtgaagaggTGTGGTCTAGCAGAGGGCAGCATAGCCCTGCCAATACTTAGTACAAATGACAGTTGTTAGATCTTATCTTCGCAAAGCTACTTTGTTCAAACAACTGAATGCAATATGATGCGTTTGACTCAGAGTACTGTATGGAGCACTGGAAGGAGGACTGGTTCTTTGGCTACCAGTGTCTGAATGGCTCCAACCCCAGGATGATCCAGAGGTGCAAGAAGCTGCCGGAGAACTTCCCCGTCACGTCGGACATGGTGCAGAGCTCCATGGCTACCAGGACCAATCTGGACAAAGAACTCAAGGTGGCAATTAATGCATTATATATGTGTTGATAGGATTTATACAAGCTTTGATGTGGCATTGCAAATTTAACAGTCATTCGGTTATCTCATTCCGTCTCTTCCCTCCATGTCCTCAAGCATTTCTTATGTCTCTCTCCTGTCCAGGCAGGCAACATCTACTTGTTAGACTACGCCATCATGGAGGGGATTCCCTCCAACACAATCAAGGGCAAACCTCAGTACATTGCTTCTCCACTCTGTCTTCTCTACCAACACCCAGATGAAGGACTCATACCTATTGCTATACAGGTATATCATTCATTACTATTACGCCCATAGACCCAGTACTGAAGTATTCTCCATGTCACTGATGtgtaagcacacaatcaaacatgCAATAGTTTCcccactcctccctcctcagcTAGGGCAGACTCCTGGCCTGGACACACCCATATTCCTGCCCAGAGACCCGCCTTTGGCCTGGCTGTTGGCTAAGATGTGGGTGCGTCACTCAGAGTTCCAGGTGTTCCAGCTGCTGTCGCACCTGCTCAGGACTCACCTGGTGGTAGAGGTGTTTTGTGTGGCAACTCTGAGACAGCTGCCTGCCGTACACCCTATATATAAGGTAAACAACCATGCAAGGCATAAGTATATATAGGTTTATATTATATAGTCAGTCACACTATCAGAACAGTTCATACACACACGCTTTTTATTTGTCTTCCTGCTGTAGCTCCTGGCCCCTCATCTGCGCTACACTCTAGAGATCAACTGCAGGGGGCGCACTCAGCTCATTTCCGCTAATGGCATCTTTAAACGGGTGTGTCACTCTGAAACAGTTCATGTGATTTGGACTTTGGATGTTAGAAGTTACCTTGTTGATGACTGGTGAATGATAGTGGCTGTCGTCATTGTGGTGACGATTGTGGTTTGCGTGCAGGTTGTCTCCACAGGTGGTGACGGCCTGTTGATTCTGGCTCAGAGGGAGTACAAGGTGCTGACTTACCGCTCCCTCCAGCCCCACCATGACTTCACTGACAGAGGAGTGTCCCAGCTCCCTAATTATTTCTACAGGGAGTACAGTCTGATGCTGTGGGAGGCCATACacaggtagacacacacacacaccatgctcATACTAACACACCTCGCTCATACACAAGCacaatgttcacacacacatatttgttgAATGCTTATTCGCATACGCACACTGTAGCAGTGTTAACAGCTGAATTAATCTGGTCCCCAGATTTTCACTCCCCCAATTCCACTTTTGTCATAATAATTGGAGCACCTTCTCACCTGGATGAATAATGACATGAACTGAGGACACCACTAAGGGTCCGATGTGCCTCTCACCATGAGCACTGACTAAATGTAATGCTTCCTTTAGTTTTGTCACAGGTATGGTGAGCCTGTACTACCAGTCAGACCAGGATGTGCAGGAGGACCTGGAGCTCCAAGCCTGGATCAGAGACATAACTCAGGAGGGCTACACGGAGCTCCCCAAATTTGGTGAGTCATTAACACCCTGTGTTTTCATCCTgaacacagatacacagggGACTGTAGCAGGCAGATTCAATGAAGATAATTTAATAACAAAAGCTGGATTACAGGCTGACGGGGGGAGAAACTAGTGTCCAGGCAAGCAGGAACAAAACTCAGGTAATTCAAAACTTCATGTAGGGAAAAAACTCGCCAACAATAgcacaaggaaacacaaaaggaGCTAAACCACTGAGAACACAAGGAGGGGACAAGAGGGGAGGACAACATAGACAAGCTAATGAGGAATGAGGGGAACAGGAGGGAACAACACAGACAAGGGAGGCAGGAgtaacaggtgaaacacatcaacATTTAGCCAAccatcacaaaggcgggaaaacacaaagacaggaagtaacatCATAATGGACACACAAGGAGGGGGTTTTAGGTGTAATTATTTTGTGGAACTATCCATTAACATAAAGAGCTGTTAGCAGAAGAGATAATGTATGGTGATGATGGATATATTTCAGGTCTGCCCAGTAAACTTGGCACCAGAGAGGAACTGTCCACCCTGCTGACAGTGGCCATCTTCACCAGTACAGCCCAGCATGCTGCTACCAACAACGGACAGGTGCTGAACACTCACACCCTTAGATACTGTGATGTTGAGATGTGGTTTGAAAGCGGATTAGAaactcaactgtttttttcagtttgactgGTGTGCCTGGGTCCCCAACACCCCCTGCACCATGAGACAACCCCCACCAACAGACAAGGATGCCGTTACCATGGAGATGATCATGGCCACTCTTCCTGACATCAGCCAGTCCTGTGTGCAGATGGCTATCACATGGCATCTGGGGCGAGCACAACCGGATGCTGTGAGTCCAGCTTTGTGTGGAGGATTccaaatttgaatttgaatcagATGACATGACTGACAGTAGTCATGTTCCTCTTTCTTCagcaaaaactgttttcttctgCCTAGATTCCTTTGGGCCAGTACACAGAGGAGCACTTCACTGAGGGGAAGGCTTTGGAGCTGATTGACAGgttcagagcagagctgaaggAGATCGAGGGCCACATCCTCGGTCAGAATGAAGGACTGGAGCTGCAGTACCTCTTCCTCCTGCCTAGCCGCATAGAAAACAGCATCACCATATAGACTACTCTTTGCagggtgtgtttttatttttgaaataggTTTGTCTGTCGCTCATTGTTTAAAATGCATCCATTTACATccactgtaaaaaataataatattcttCAAGTCATTGATTGGACATttgtgtgacatgtttttacTGAACAGGGAATGTTAAGTAGAGGACTGTCTGTCAGAAGAAGGTTGACTGTGTCCCACATTAGGACAAGGCTGGCATACTTCCTCCCCACAGCACAGCCagggttcagttcagttttatttatatagtgctgAATCATAAACAGAacttatctcaaggcacttctCAGATAGAGTAGGCATACTCCAACATTTCCACCAAGAGGTGGtgacagctgcaaaaaaaaaaatcccttttaacAGAACCTGGCAAACCTGGTTAATTTAAACCAAGAGGAAAAATACTGACAATATCCCCCGAACTAAACCTGGATTGAATGAGGAAGTTCACTCTCTCTCAACtcaatttatatcttttttttttgcgtagTTGTCATCACCTGATGTGATTACACAGCGGTCAATTGAGAAGGGGTGAAAGGTTGTCGACCAGAGAATGATCGAAGAGGACATTCATGTCAGGGTTATCATCATCTCTCCTCATTATAACCACCTGTTATCATGTGACTGAAATCCAGAGTTGGGTTAGGTGATGACAACTGaaccatctccatgacaactgagcatgATGTCAACTAACATCACCGAACACAATTCTATTGGCACTTATCTGAAATACATTCTCTTGTTCAGTACAGCAGGTGTGAAAGAGcaagtcaagaaaaaaaaaaacatttacaacatttgacaaaaacaatCATTCAGACCCTGGAGAACAGAAGTTGAAATCCAGGGGGTCATTTTTACTTCTGCAATCACACAACTGAAGCCCTTGTGATCAGAGGTAGAATTAATATCATCTTAAATACATGGTATTTAAGTGCAGAGGTGcagaacattatttttttcttcctgatgCTTCTGATTAGGAGTTTGAAACCGTGATACACGAGGCAGAAATCAGAGAACAGGTGAGAACCGGTGAATACATCCTCCTGCAGTCACAGTGCTGCTGGGAGCTCATCCGTCCAGCAGGTGGCGTTAGTGCACCAGGTAGTCCTGCAGAACAACACATCAATAATTCCtgaatcagaaaacaaaaatactatTACCACTATTACACTACTTTCACACATGCTCTGTGCTGATCAtagtgtgtgtaatgtgtgtttataatgttcAAACTAAAAGAAACTCATTTGGGAATTCACATTTTAGCCCCACTGAAATTAACATTTAGTTTGTTCTGTCCAGCATGCTCCTATTGTATGGTGTAAAACACCTAACAGAGCTTTACCCTCTTTAGCTTGTGTTCAGACGAACACCACTATCATCATCAGATGCTGCACCAGCCAATCCAAAATCTCCAAATTCCCCATAGACTACTTTCCAACGGGTGTCTGCTGCTTGTAATTATCATGACCAAAGATAAAACAACTGACATCATGAGATCTCATAAATCTATAAACAGCTGTAAAGAGTTTTAGTGCCTGTTAAACCTTCAAAAGATCTGTTACTCAACCTAATGTTTCTCCATCGCTCACGCCATCATCACTTAGGGAGTATTCCTGCAGAATAAAGTCGTTCCAATGATATTTGCAAGATGAGATACCTACAGTACCAACCTCTTTCTCACTGTGCCATTCACTGATTTGACCCTTTTGTACATCCATCTATTTCCTATACTGCTTTTATACTGCTCTTTGGGTGAGAGCCACAGAACACCCTGAACACATTGCTggcatatagagacaaacaaccattcacagtcacattcacaCCCATGGATAATTTAGAGTCGCCAGTTAACCTAATCTGCGTGTCTTTAGGCAGTAGGAGGAAGCCCGAGTACCTGGAGGGAACCCACATAGGCACGGGgcagaacatgcaaactccacacagagaaGCCCCAGACTGGTGGATTCGaacttcttgctgtgaggcaacagttcTAAAtactaaccactgcaccaccatacAGCCCTCGATCCCTTTCAGCAAAGGTTAATAACACTAATGTTAAACAGCCAAATCACTGAAATTACCTTCTGCTTGTTGAGCCTCATCTGGCAGCAGGAAAAGGCTCCGACCAGGACATAGATGGCAGCTGCTATGAAGCAGTTGTAGCCCACCTTGTTGTACAGTTCGTAGATCCTCTGAGGAGGGTTTGTACTGTGGGAACACACAAAAAGATTACAGCCTGCAAAGAAGTACACCTCACATATTCACTTAAAGCTGCCATCAGCAAAAGAGAGGTGGTAGAGAGATGCTAAGATAGTTagcctaataataataaatctagATGCAGGCGCCACATACTCTGCTGGATATTTTACAGTGCAAAAATCTAGTTGTTCCGGACAAAATCTGGCAATGGTGACACAGTTTCTAAATGATCTTAAACCTGGTTGGGCATTTCTGTACTTACTCTTGATGGATATCGTCATCTTTCACAGGCACATCTTCAATCAGCACAGCTGAATGCGTAGCGAAGAAAATCCCTAACATGGtctgagagagaagaggctTGTTATGGAAGGACACACGGTTAAAACCGTGGGTCATACAGTCAGCACTGACAGGGTTGGTGGGTTTTTACTGTGTCAGCTCCACCTGTAAATTAAATTGACAACCAGAGAATTTTGAATGTGCCTGCTTCTTGATGCGTATCCAAGACAATTCTGCCCAGATACTGTTGAGTCACTTGTTGCTTTGGTGACTGGGCCCCCTGGACCAGATTgcagatacacaaacaaaccactCCGTATCCCCAGCAGACAGCAGTGTATAAgccaaaatgtcatcaaacatGTCCTCATAGCTTAAAAAGTCCTATTAACAAAACTTTTTTAGCATGAGCATCACAAGGCTTCAGTGAAGCCTGATGCTTTATATGCTGCATAtccttctcctccattcccagctgtcctatcttcctccttttcctcctttcacccagcctggccatcggcaagagggtcccccatatgccaggctctgctcaaggtttcttcctgttaaaagttttttcttgccattgtcaccttaagtgcttgctttggggtcaggctctgggtctctgtaaagcgctttgagccTGTGTCCCTACTGTTCACAGTATaggagctgtcacagtttaaaaaactCCAAGATTCTTGTCAAGAAGTTAAGAGCTCATTTTAACATGGCAGCTCATGAGAGTTTTGGTCAGAACACTCAGCGTTTGGAGGGGATGTATTTGAAAACCATAAGTCATGTGACagtgagagtaaaaaaaaaagaagagaaaagtaggccaataaaaatgacaaaaaaaaaaccctatgaatatttttttccacagtatgATTGTACTCAATGCTATATTTCATTGCACTAGTATAACATCATACAGGCAATAATCCAAGCAGCCGTGACcttaacatttaaattaataaaataaaataaaagcaaaagtcttaaataaaataatggaataaaattagttgtttttttaactcacTACGCGTGAGTCACACATTAGCTGGACTGTAGTCCATCGAACAGGAAATGGTGTGATTACCGAGaattcacaaaaaacaaacaaacagacagaaaagtacAGCAAAGAGTCACACTCACCAACATTATCACCCCCCACGTGCTCAACACGACCCCACAGGCGGCGCATTTCGGTCCACAAATCAGCCCCCGCATCATTAATATCTATTAGAAGAGAGGAAGACGGGAGCACAAGCCGGCCTGAGTTCAGGTGTTACTTTTTCAGTCAGGTGACTGGGATTGAAAACCGGAAGTTATAAATATTTTCTTCGCTGATTTGATGTCCATCAACACAAACACGTACACGAGgctgaaaattaaatatagtaaaaatgcttttttcaATAGACTTTTGTAATACATTGAACTAAATTGTCTTAATGCAAACGATGTTTAAGAAAATCACGTGACCTTGTTGAATCACGTGGCTATCCTTTCCTAGTTCGACGCTGCGTTCGGGACCTGTGGGAAATCTAATAATCTCTTCAGCCCACACAGACAAGAAAGTTCAAAATGATCCAGTTCTTTGTGTAATAGCTTGACTTAGCAAGGACAAAGTGAGACAAATAGGTGAAGTAAATATATGACTATCATTACATTGTATCCACAAGTTTGCTGGGACACTGAGGGCAGCGGTTGGACAACAAAATGCTTCTCTTTTCTCTAGTTCTGttctttcttgtctctctcttctgctgtcgttctctgcaggttcatctgccctcagagctgtagagtctggatctggatctgtggACCACCTACTGCCCCATAATTAGTctaattcattattattattattattattattattattattattattattattattatgctcCAGTATCTCTCATTAGTTCtactattgttattgtttgtatgtTACTAGACCTGTTACTAATCCTACTattgtcttattattatttttagtcaGTGCATGGTTCATATGGCCCAATAAGTTTTATTCTATCAAGGTGTAATCGAACACAAATGTATCACACTGGTGTACAATAGAGTTATTGCACTGTATGATACCATATGACCTTTTCAGATTTGGCTGTTATAATTTCCGCAAACCACCAGAGGTCACTGTGCTGGGTGCTGAGTTCAAGGCTATCGAGCTTAAATCTCTTTTGAGACACAAACTCAAAAAGTACCTCTATCCCTCTCCTTAAATATGAATTTATTTCTACTGGATGCAAACATGTCCCTGCTATATCCGCCTAATTAATTTGTGTAATGTTATAATTTAacttctgctttctttttctacaagtaaaaatgttgaaaaaaactatttaaagaaaagaaagaaagacgaCAGTCCACTAACGGCTTCGGAAACCTCGCATAGGGCACAATGAACTGTATGACCGAGCGAGGATTTTACGAGGACACATTGAAGGCAGCAGCAACCTTCTGGTTTTATTGAGTAGGCGATGTGAGCGATTTGTCTCCGGTGGTAGAGGATGTAATTCAGGCGAAGATAAAAGTTTCACAGCACTATGCCCCGGTGTGTTCAGATACCGGACCTGTCCAGGCACTGAGGCCAGAAGGGGCAGAAGAGCAGTTTTTCTTGCACTGGTACATACGGAGGAGCACCAGATGCTAGTTAGCTACACTGTTAGCATCTTAGCAGTCGCTCCGTCAAGTTGAAGGCATCATTGAATCCTACTCATAGACTATATACAGTCTGTGATAGCACAGAGATCAGCAGAATGACCTCAGCTTCCACTAAAGTAAGTTCCTTTTACACATGAACCACTGAGATGTAGCCTGTGGCCGCAGAAATGAGTAGCGTCCTGTTATCTGTGCCCCCCCCCTATCCCGAGTGATTCCTTCTGCTTCTCGCGAGAGCTGTGCAGAGTATCAGTGAATGGACTGAGAGGTGTAATCAAGAAAGTCAAAATCACACGGAACCCGTTCTATTTTGGTAATTGCAAATGGCCCTCAATGTTAATCCGTATTGATACTGATCAATAATTTGATCAAACTTTTATGTTTGAAtgagttaaaacaaacaaaaaaacacctgtaATAAGGTTCCTGGTGGAAGCCTCAAATCAGGACAGGGGAGGCTGTTATAATAGCACATGAATGCCCATCTGTGGTGTCTACATACTTTTGGTCATGCAGTGAATCTCTAAGACTAATAATTTCATTGTACATGTGTTCACATCCACTGTGAATAATGCTGAGACCAGTTTtaatccctgtgtgtgtgtgtgtgtgtgttgtgtgtgtgataggTTGGGGAGATCTTCTCTGCAGCTGGAGCTGCCTTCACCAAACTAGGAGAGCTCACCATGCAGCTTCATCCAGTGGCAGACTCCAGTCCAGCAGGgtaacatatgcacacacactcacacacactcacacacacacacacacacacacacacacacacacatatgtgcatatTTGAACCATGTGAACACCCCTGTTATTCTTGTCCTGTCAATTTGGTCTGTAGTAGTCAGACGAAAAGCactgtgaagaggaagctgtaCGAAGACGGATCGCCATCCGCGTCCTGTGATGGACCTAAGAAGGTCATCAAGAAAGCCTCAgttgctgttgccatggcaacacaaGGCACTCCAGCCATCATCTCTGTGCCTGCAGGTCAGGTTGTCGTACCATCAGGACTACAGGGCCCTACCCCCAACCACCCCCCACTGAAGAAACAGAAGACTGCAGGTGAGTCCAACAGCACACCTTCACTGAAAGCCCCTCAGAATTTTAGATAGAATACCAATTTGAGTATGAATTTCTTTGTGATGTCTGCGTCTGTGTAGATGTGACCCTCAGTGCTCTGAATGACTCGGATGTCAACAGTGATCTTGTGGACATCGAGGGACTGGGTGAGGGATCCAACTCCAAAAAACTCAACAATTTTGATCAAGGTGAGTCTCCTGagggttgattttttttaggaGGGATTCGTAGTAGGGCAGCATATAGTACATATATCCAAAACTCAGGTATTAAAAGTTGTCATTAAATGTCCCAATCTTGTTGACTTAGTGTGTGATCAGTTTctgatttaaatgtctttaCAACATTCAGGATTTGTGCCCTCTTTTCCcctcaatgaaaaaaaatgtcctggcACAATAAAGGTCATAAATTGTTATCAGAGCTGCCAAAAAAATGGTTTTCATATCTTAATGTGAAACACGGGCATCTTATTGGCGCTGGTATTAAGAAAATGTCAtgaatgaagatttttttttttgtgtgtctccatAGATAACCTGAACTTGGACTCCAGCCTCATCATGAATCCAAGTGaccttcctctgctctcccGTTGACCTTTCACTTCCTGTGGATTTCATACAATGAtggacaaaacaatgaaaataagttGCAGTAACATAGACTGATCCTTTTGAGCCAGATTATGCTGACCATGAGTATGTCATATTATGTCATGGGCCATGCGGGGACTCCTGCCTTTCCACTAATGGGAGACTTTGTTGACTTTGTTAGAAATGTGATTGTTTTGTAAGAatgtcaaggaaaaaaaaaaaagtcctaaaaTTTAAAAGACAGCCTTTGCAGCGTGGTTCTAAGATTCATACTTCctatgttttttattgttttttttttttaaagcaaatgccaggaaaacaaacacaatgaaacagagaaacctGAGCTTCATTGACAAGGTGAAACaatgttttactgtatttcatGTCTGATTCAGTCTTGctacattttgaaaatttctATTAGCAGATGTTCACACAAGTAGTAGTTTGAGTAATTAGTAAGAGTATTCGGTATATGAAAGACATTTTGGAGACGTGTGATTGGTTCCAATAGATCTTCAGTGTGAATTGTCCTCCTTCCTCTTAACTTGCCAGCAAAAGTTAAACtgttcaaaaaaaaactttagccAAATTTTAGCGGCTGACCtccaaaccctctgtctgtacaaaggcagtgacGGAACAAAGCGTGTTATTACACCCTCTCATGCTTTATTAGGACAATATTGTCCTGCAGGAAGTAGGACTGTATACTGATGCTTGTGCAGTAATTTGGCTTCATGTGATGAAGACCAGCGCAATCTCCAGACCTAAACCACATGAAGCTGgtctgggatgaactggacaagAGGTGAAAACATAGCAACCCATTTGTTGGAACTTCTGCAACTTTCTGAACAATGTTTGATTTCCATCAGGAAGAATGTGAGGAGcgtgttcagctgctggatgagtcaaaCATTTAGGATTTCAGATTCCATGACTCCTCTTTAGGAGGGAAATGTGTGCTAGAAATATTTCTTGGCAAACATCAGCTGTGACTTCCAGGAGTCTTGTTGTCAAGATGCTACACAAACACTCTGGG
The sequence above is drawn from the Toxotes jaculatrix isolate fToxJac2 chromosome 23, fToxJac2.pri, whole genome shotgun sequence genome and encodes:
- the rnaseka gene encoding ribonuclease kappa-A, which translates into the protein MMRGLICGPKCAACGVVLSTWGVIMLTMLGIFFATHSAVLIEDVPVKDDDIHQDTNPPQRIYELYNKVGYNCFIAAAIYVLVGAFSCCQMRLNKQKDYLVH
- the zgc:92664 gene encoding chromatin complexes subunit BAP18; translation: MTSASTKVGEIFSAAGAAFTKLGELTMQLHPVADSSPAGSQTKSTVKRKLYEDGSPSASCDGPKKVIKKASVAVAMATQGTPAIISVPAGQVVVPSGLQGPTPNHPPLKKQKTADVTLSALNDSDVNSDLVDIEGLGEGSNSKKLNNFDQDNLNLDSSLIMNPSDLPLLSR
- the alox12 gene encoding arachidonate 12-lipoxygenase, 12S-type, which produces MEVYTVTVATGKSEYSGTNNYIFVTLVGEKGESERTLLDNPGLDFCRGAVDQYKVTSPSPLGSLLLVRLEKQRYWVEDNWFCCYVTVESPSGDKMTFPCYRWLVGDVKVEIREGTGKMLKDDSLAQLLAHRKTELQERQKTYRWVTWAPGIPRCIDAKTEADLPQDARFENEKRSDFEHSLHYALLELSLKKFAIRFGKSWNDLDDFKRIFWKLRSPIAEYCMEHWKEDWFFGYQCLNGSNPRMIQRCKKLPENFPVTSDMVQSSMATRTNLDKELKAGNIYLLDYAIMEGIPSNTIKGKPQYIASPLCLLYQHPDEGLIPIAIQLGQTPGLDTPIFLPRDPPLAWLLAKMWVRHSEFQVFQLLSHLLRTHLVVEVFCVATLRQLPAVHPIYKLLAPHLRYTLEINCRGRTQLISANGIFKRVVSTGGDGLLILAQREYKVLTYRSLQPHHDFTDRGVSQLPNYFYREYSLMLWEAIHSFVTGMVSLYYQSDQDVQEDLELQAWIRDITQEGYTELPKFGLPSKLGTREELSTLLTVAIFTSTAQHAATNNGQFDWCAWVPNTPCTMRQPPPTDKDAVTMEMIMATLPDISQSCVQMAITWHLGRAQPDAIPLGQYTEEHFTEGKALELIDRFRAELKEIEGHILGQNEGLELQYLFLLPSRIENSITI